The Pseudophryne corroboree isolate aPseCor3 chromosome 2, aPseCor3.hap2, whole genome shotgun sequence genome has a segment encoding these proteins:
- the DNAJC30 gene encoding dnaJ homolog subfamily C member 30, mitochondrial — translation MAEVSLRLFRGRSWQRSVKGGVRGKGCTGSLVWSCTSCRGNAGYPPQDRHKLLLKTLWPSGATTSNSVWVSREPVIKVRQWLLFFSGWSSSRAFSDQKGGRRHGPGNDNSELVHPLYRSRTAYYDILEVSGKATQAQIKSAYYKQSFRFHPDRNSGDKASSRQFGLVTEAYHVLGSISLRKKYDRGTLSLKDVQMAKKPNGKGGTSTSKGATGQREASSTSTNTSPTTPMFDFDAFYQAHYGEQLAREQSWKARREHMEKIKEEKRMSQRQNRMNEFSALVLFITATILLVTCRS, via the coding sequence ATGGCGGAGGTCAGCCTGAGGTTGTTTCGGGGAAGATCTTGGCAACGCAGTGTCAAAGGAGGTGTTCGTGGCAAAGGATGTACTGGCTCCCTGGTGTGGTCCTGCACGTCCTGCAGAGGGAATGCAGGCTATCCCCCACAGGACCGTCATAAGCTGCTATTAAAGACGCTGTGGCCCTCAGGGGCCACCACATCCAACTCTGTCTGGGTGTCCAGGGAGCCAGTGATTAAGGTTAGGCAGTGGCTGCTCTTCTTCTCTGGGTGGTCCAGCTCTAGAGCCTTCTCTGACCAGAAAGGGGGTCGCCGCCACGGCCCTGGCAATGATAATTCGGAATTGGTGCACCCACTGTACAGGAGCCGTACTGCTTACTATGACATCCTGGAGGTGTCTGGGAAAGCCACGCAGGCCCAGATCAAGTCCGCCTACTACAAGCAGTCTTTCCGCTTCCACCCAGACCGCAATAGTGGGGACAAGGCCTCCTCCAGGCAGTTCGGGCTTGTGACCGAGGCGTACCATGTACTGGGGAGCATCAGCTTAAGGAAGAAATACGACCGGGGAACACTAAGCTTAAAAGATGTCCAGATGGCCAAGAAGCCCAATGGAAAAGGTGGTACCTCTACATCTAAAGGGGCCACTGGCCAGAGAGAGGCATCCAGCACCTCGACCAACACCAGCCCTACCACGCCCATGTTCGATTTTGATGCTTTCTACCAGGCGCATTATGGGGAGCAGCTGGCGAGAGAGCAGTCCTGGAAGGCGAGACGGGAACATATGGAGAAAATCaaggaagagaaaagaatgtcacaGCGACAGAACCGAATGAATGAATTTTCAGCATTAGTATTGTTCATAACTGCCACCATTTTGCTGGTGACCTGCAGAAGTTGA